CGATGTTGTTATCATAGGAGCTGGGATAACCGGCGGTTTGATCGCCCATCAATGCGTATCGGATGGTCATCGTGTGGTTATTCTGGACAAACGTGAAGTCTGTCATGGAAGCACTTCAGCTACAACATCATTGCTGCAATATGAGATCGATGTGCCCTTATTCAAGTTGATCGAAAAAGTAGGTGAAGAACATGCTATAGCAAGTTACAAGGCTTGTCATCGATCTATCGACATAGTGGAGAAACTAGCCTTGGATCTGAGCAGGGACAGCGGATTCAAACGAAAATCATCGATCTACTTCTGTACCAAAAAAGGTCAGTTGAAGGCACTTCGAAAAGAATTCGAAGTGAGAAAGCACTACGGCTTTGAAGTAGAGTGGATAATGGGGAATGAGTTGCAGAATGAATATGGACTGAAAGGTGCTCTAGGCGCGATCAGGTCGGCACAAGGAGCAAGCGTGGATGCCTATACACTAGCCTACGACCTACTGGCTGCTTCAGTAGAAAAAGGACTGATCGTGCGCGACAACACCGAAGTGACCAAAGTGGAACACGACCAGGATGCTGTAAAAGTCATAACCTGCGATGGCCATCGGTTGAAAGCCAAGAAGTTGATCTATTGCAATGGCTTCGAAAGCACGGAGATCCTGGGGCGCTCGTTCGTAAAGCTCTTATCTACTTACGCAACAGTTGGGGAGCAATTACCAGGACCAGAAACAGTTCTGGATGATGTTCTCTTCTGGAATATGGCTGATCCATACATCTACGCGAGGGCAACGGACGATGGGCGGATGCTGATCGGTGGTGAGGATGAAGAATTCGTGGATCCTCAAAAACGTGATCGACGTATTCAAAAGAAAGCTGAGAAGCTTGAAAAGACCATGCATGAATTGTTTCCGAAAATGCCATACAAGGTCGACTTCGCATGGGCAGGCACATTCGGTGAAACCGAGGATGGCTGTCCGTTCATCGGTGAACACAAGGATCATCCTAACACGTATTGGGTGCTAGGCTTTGGAGGAAATGGTATCACGTTCTCCACCATTGGTCGTGAAATGGTCTCGGCCTATTTGTCCGGCCAAGATCATCCAATGGATGAACCATGGGGATTCCCTGGTCGGTTCAAATGAGCGGTAAAAATGCAACCCGTAGGAACCGCGTTGCCGAAGCTTTGTAAGCGTGCCTGCGATCCTTGCGCTGACGGGCATAAGTCAACCATCACCTGCACATTTGACTGACCATCTGAGCCATTCGAGCGATGCTGTCAACGTCCAGCGCAACCAACCATTTTCACTGAAGCATTCTACGCGTTGAGTGATATTCTCCATCTGGGAACTGGAACAGAAATTCGAGTTCATTAGCACGGAGAATTCCCCAGAACCAAACTTAAAATGGGAAAAACTTCCCCAGAACGGTTCCTATCACATGCTCATCGATAACGGTACATTAAATGCAACGTACAATTCGAACCAAAAAACCAAAACAAAATGATCCGCTGGGTAATCACCTTTCTCGTTATCGCACTTATTGCAGCCTTTTTTGGCTTTGGAGGAATAGCCGCAGGAGCGGCTGAGATCGCGAAAGTGATCTTCTATCTATTCTTGGTCCTTTTTGTGATCTCGTTGATATTCGGAGGTCGTATCTGGCCGAAGAAGTAGTAGATGTTCCTAAAAAGAAGAATACCTGGATCGAACTGGTGCTGCTGGTTCAATTCAGGTATTTTTTTGACCCGATAAAACAAATTACCGGCGCGCTACCGTTGATCAGGTCCTCGTCGAATCATATACCACAGATCTTATTGGAATTGTGTTATCAACATCATGTTCCCTTGATCTGGCATGATCTGAAATCACCGAACGAACCTAATTGCCGTTCAAAGCCCCACTAGACCTCAACAGTCCGGTTACGCAGTATTTCCTTGGAACCCATTACCATATTCACGGAACAACTCGTTGCAGATGGAGTAGTACATTTCCAATTCAGCTTACCCGTTCAAGGTTGCATCCACGTGAGACCGCATCAGAATACCTGCTCAGATCACTGGGAATTTCATGATCTTGCCTGACCATGAGCCTCAACGAACCAGAGCCACTTATCGACACCACGGGATACTTCGGTGAATAGGTCAGCGGTATCGGCATCATCCATATCCTCCGCCTTATCGATCGCGTTCCGCACCTGTGTGCCGTATGCGGCCAATGCCTTCGTTACTGCCTCCACATGAGCTTCGCCAGTACTAATATCCCTTGGATACTCGGGTAGATCCGAACCTGCCACAGCTGCCCTTGCAGTTCCGTATACGGTGCCACCAAGCATCACCGCACGCTCTGCGATCTTATCAACGTATGCTTCTGTAGCTTCATAGATCTCATCGAACAGTTTATGAAGCCCAATGAAATTAGGTCCCTTCACATTCCAATGAGCTTGCTTCATTTGTAAATTGAGGTCCACTGAATCCGCTAATCTATCGTTCAATAATTCAACGATCCCAACTCGCGTTTTCTTTGGTAGACCATTGGATGTATCATGCATCTGCGTTTGTGCGGCTTTCACACGCTTTGTTCCTGTATTCTTCTTAGTTGCCATTTGTTCTTTGGTTTCATTTGGTTGTGGAATATCACGGTCCATCCCCGTGCCATATAGTTCACTGCTCGGCATATGCCGGATCCCAGTGGCTCCCTGTGATCCGGGTATGATCAATTGTGTAGATCACTACACGCTTCGTAATGCAACTGTGGTACAAAATCCACGTTACTGTTCAATTAGTCTTGGTTCCACAAAGGAGCTTTGTCTGGGATCAATGAACTCCGATGGATCAGGACCATTGTCACATTCCTCTGTGATCAAGAAATAAATGGTAGGCGATGACCAAATACCATCAACGATGCTGTGATCATGATCATTGGGCCGCAAAGCACCATTGCCAGCAGTTAAATGTTCAACGTTTCGTAGACCTGGACATCAGGCTCAATTGTTGTTCATCCGCAAATCTCCTGATCACGTTCCTTTAACGAAGATCTTCTCCGGAAAGCGCAACGTGAACTTAGAACCATCGCCAACTTTACTCTGCGCGGACATTGAAACTTCGTGGCTTTTAAGAATGCTGCGAGCAGTCGTTAACCCAAGGCCCAGCCCACCGGAGCGACCTGTATAGAATGGTTCAAAGAGCCGTTCCAGATTCTCTGGCGGAATACCTTTCCCATTGTCCGTAATGGCCAAATAAACAGCTTCGGGGTCGCGTGTAACAGTAAAGGAAAGCTCCCCTCTTTCCGGATCCATGGCCTCCACTGCGTTCGTACAAATATTGGTGATGGCCAAGTTGATCAACTCGCAATCGGCCATCACTTCCGGTAGATCCGGATCGATATGGATCCTGCTTTTCATCAACTTCAGATCCAGCCGGTCCTTGATCGCCTTAAGTGCGTTGTTCACTATGTCGTCCATCTTGCACGGGATCAAGTTCAATTCCCGCTTCCTTGACGATTCCAACATTTCCTTGATCAATGTTCCAATGCGCTCCAAGTTGCGCTCAATGATCTGGAAGAAGTGCTTCACATCCTCATGATCCGCCTCCACTTCATCCTGCAATTGCTCGATCGCCAAATAAATGTTGGTCAAGGGATTTCTAACCTCATGTGCAACCGTGCGTGTTATCTGCGCTGTAAGCTCCAGACGGTCTGTCTCTACACTTGACTCTTGTAATCTTCTTTGTTCAGTGATATCCGTGAATGTCACCACAAAGCCATCCTCCATTTTCACGGCATGGATCCGGTACCAATTGTTCAAGCCCGAACCGTGGTAATGGATCTCACTCACGAACACATCATTTTCTTCAACCACTTTCACGTACGCATCGAACAATCCATTATCGTCGTGCTCGATCATTTCTTCCAAGAGGTGTTTGCCTACCAGGTCTGTTCGACCCAACATTTCATTGGCCACTCTATTCGAGGATAAGTACTCGAAATCAATGATGATATGCTCCTCATTTCGTAATGCTTTGAACGACATGATCCCATTCGGTGAAGTGTCCAACAATTTCTGGAGCATCCCTTGCAACTGGGTGCGGGTCAGGACCTCATCTGCCAGATCCCTGACATTCGCTCTAAGTTCTTTTCCCGCCACTGCCGTATCACGCAAAGAGCGTGTAAGTCGCCAGAACAGAATGCTAGTGGCCACGATCGCAAGCAAGGAGAATACGATCAGCATGGCTGGCGCGGCAAATCCTACGGACTCCTCTATTTCCAATGCTGCATTGCGTTGCACAACCAATCGCTGGGATATACGCTCGTAAATGCTGCGCGTTCTATCCATTTCAACTTTATCCACTAGCAGTGGTAAAGTCTCAATGAGCGTATCGCGCTCGACTTGTAGATCCACCGAACGTATTCGTTGCGCCCAGAGTGCGGTCAATCGCAGTGCGGAGGCTCTTAGACTATCCAGATCTTTGCGGTCCTCAACATTCTTGAACAATTCATAGGAATCGTGCAAACAACGAATGTGATCCACCTTCGCCGCGCGGTAAGGTTCAAGAAATGAGGTGTTCGATGTGATCACGTAACCACGAACACCGGTTTCTTGGTCCCTCAATGCGGACATCACACCATCAAGCGCAACCTTCTTCGCGGTTTGACCTCTGATAACATGCACCGAATCCTGAAATCCGGAAATACTCTTGTATGTTGCATAGAGCAGCACGAGCATGAGAACGACCATCCCGAAGAACAAGAGCTTTGAGATACGCTGCTCTTCAGTAATTCGTCGCAGGTCATTCATTGGAGCGCGGTTCCGGATACAACGGTGAGAACAACAATATTGCACGTGATACCCTGCTGAGATCCGAACAGCGGTTCATGTGCCACCAACCATCCACTTGGCTCACACATCCAGACCGAAGGCCTTCATCTTGTTATACAGGGTCTTCCTGTCTATGTTCAGCAATTCCGCAGTACGGGATTTATTGAAGCCATTCCGTTCCAAGGCTTGAAGTATCGCCTCCTTCTCTGCTTGGTGCGCCACACGCCTTAAACCATCATCCTCCGTGCTGGAACCGTTCGACGCATTTCCATTCGTAGCACTACCAGGACCAGCTAGAACCATTGCAGGCAAACAATCGCCGGAGATACGATCGTCCGTGCTCAACAACACTGCCCGCCTCACTACATTGCCTAATTCCCTAAGGTTTCCGGTCCATGAATGGGCCATAATGCGTTCCATTGCGTCCTCTTCGAACCCTATCACTGATCTACCAAGTCGGTCATTTGCAAGTTCCACGAAATGTTGAGCGAACATTGCGATATCCTCCTTTCGCTCACGAAGCGGTAGGAGGTGGATCGTGAATTCCTGGATTCGATGGAGCAGGTCCTCACGGAATCGTCCTTCAGCAACTGCTTTATTCAGATCCTCATTCGTTGCTGCCAGAATGCGCACATCCACATCGACATCCTTAGCGCCACCGATCCGCTTGATCTTGCGCTCCTGTAGAACACGTAATAGTTTGATCTGATTCTCATAGGTGAGGTTCCCTACCTCGTCCAGGAAAAGGGTTCCCCCACTCGCTTGTTCAAAGTTTCCGGCACGATCAGCAACCGCTCCGGTGAATGCACCCTTCGTATGGCCGAAAAGCTCGCTTCCCGCCAATTCCTTCGGCAATGCGCCGCAATCCACGGAAACGAACGGGCCCTTTGAACGCCGACTTTCTTCATGAATGCGTTTTGCCACGAACTCTTTACCGGTACCGGTTTCGCCGGTGATCAGAACGGACATGTCGGTCGGTGAAACGAGAGCTATGTGCTTATCGATCAGTTTGGCTGAAGCACCCGTACCGTTCACATACGTCCGATCACTTTTCTTCCTTGGAGCAACAGCTTTGTGTTGCCCGTCCACGGTGCTACTTGATCCTGACCTGGTCACTACCGCCAACGCATCTTGAACGCGCATCAACAATTCATCCGGATACAAGGGCTTGGCGATGTAGTCAAATGCACCTCTACGCATCAGATCAACTGCCAATCGAACATCTGAATAACCGGTGATTATGATCACTTGGATATCGGCGGAGATGCCACGGATATATTGGAGCATATCAACAGCATCCGTATCGGGCAAGCGATGATCACACAAGACCAGATCGAACTTCGTATCCGATAATACTGACTTTGCTGTTGCTCCACGATGAGCTGTGGAAACCTGGAAGCCGGCTTTTGTAAGCAGGCGGCTGAGCAGTAAACACAGATCTTGATCATCATCCACTACCAATACATTTTTCTTTTCCATAGTAGTAAGATCCATCATGCTTGAAACCCGAGGTCCTTGATCTTTGTAAATATATCCTGTCTATTGAATGGTTTAGCGAGGAACGTATCTGCTCCTGCTTTCAGGGCATTGCTACGTTCTGAATCCATTGCGCTGATCGCGATGCAAGACGCATTCGGCATTTTTGACCTGATCTCCGGAATGAGTTGATAGCCCAGCCCATCCGGTAAGTTAACATCGAGGAAAACCGCGTCGAAATCGTGTTCCTTGATCGCTTTACGACCTTCTTCAAGCGAATAAGCAGTCGTACATTCCACACCTGTTCGTTTTAGCATTGCACACAGTAGTTCACAGATCTCGATCTCGTCGTCCACCAGCAGGACTGTGTTCATGGCTCTTGTTCGTATCTCAGATCGCATATAAAATCATGTTGAGCATTCCCAATGACCATTATTGGTACTAAGCGAGAACTGAGGTGGTCAACACACACATACGTTGACCGTGAATACCATGCCATCCTTTAAATGCGCGATGCTGCCCTACCTGTGGTACGACCAAGATCCGGATCGTAAATCTATGGGTAAGAAATTCCCCGGTCGGGGAATTTCTTACATGCGGATGTATCCGCAAGAACCAGATCATGATGCGCCGGATCGAGCAGAACAACACGGCCTGATATTTTCCTGACCTGGACAAATTAGCCCTGAATGCCGGAAGTAGAAAAAAGTACGGATGAACCTTCTGAGAATAAAAAACACCGCCGCTTTCGCATCATCGCGATCATCGTTGGAATTCTACTTCTGCTTCGCATTGCACTGCCCTATGTGCTTCTCCGGGTTGCAAATGACCGTTTGAGCAAGATCCCGGGATATTACGGGCACATCGACGACCTGGATCTGGCGATCATACGCGGAGCGTATCAACTGGAGCGGTTCGATCTGCAACGTGTGGATACGGTTTCTTTAGAACGCACTCCGTTCATTGCTTCGAAGCTGATCGATATTTCCATTGAGTGGCGTGCGTTATTCAAGGGTTCTTTGGTCGGTGTGATCGAAGCGGATGAGCCGCGCCTGCGGTTCACCATTGGAGCTGCGGAACCGGAGGATGTGCAGGGAGACACCGCTACCTTGACAGATGTATTCGATGACTTCATGCCACTGAAGCTCAATCGCGTCGGCTTACGGAATGGGCGTTTGGAATATGCCGACCCGGGAGCTACACCTCCGCTGGACATGGCACTAACAGAGTTGAATGGTGAAGCATTGAACTTATCCTCGGTGATCGACAAAGCCAAGGTATTACCATCAACCATAACCGCAACGGCCACTATTTATGGAGGTGCAATGGCGTTGAACATGGGACTTGATGCCTTGAGAGATCAGCTTGCATTCGACATGGATCTAACTGTTGAGGACATTGAATTGACCCAAGTGAACGACTTTTTCCAAGCCTATGCGGATTTTGATGTGAACACCGGAAGCATGTCCGTGTATACTGAACTGGCTACGCAGGACGGAGCTTTTACCGGCTACGTTAAGCCGGTCATCAAGGACCTCGACGTTCTGGGGAAAGAAGATCGGAAGGACAATTTCTTCCGTAAACTTTGGGAAGGGGTCGTTGGCACAGCCGCTGTGATCCTAAAGAACCAAAAGGAGAAGCAGGTTGCAACGAAGGTCCCACTTGAAGGGCGCTTGGACGACCCTCAAGTGGGAAGCTGGATCGCCATAGGCCGAACGCTAAGGAACGCGTTCATAATAGCCCTGCAACCGATTCTGGACAAGGAGATAACGATCGGAGATCTGAACAAGGAAGTATTAGAAAAAGATGGCGGGTTCCTGAAGAATGTTTTCGGAAAGGAAGAGAACAAGGACAAGAACTGACGTTCCCGCCGAAAGGGGCCCCACTGAACCGATGATCAAGTTCAGATGGTCCATAGAGCAGATGCATTCTGACCGCTGGGAACCCTATACCCCACATCCGGGGAGAATCTTGACCATTCAAGAATTTCAGTCGATGTCCCAATCAATTAAGAACCAACGCTTTTGCATGTTGGCAAGCGATCAGCATTACGCAATATGATAAGTGCGAACCCTGCACGCGATGAACAATAAGCTCTATTCTACAATGTTACGTTCCGCACCTGTTCTGCTAACAATCGCGATCATCGCAGCTATAGTCGGGTATAGCGATCTTGGCGATGGTTCGGCGAATGTGGCGCTGATCATCTTCTTCATTGCATTGATCCTTGTGATGCTTGTATTGGTGATCGATGATAGGTCAACGAAATAAAATTGAAACAGAAGAAAACGAACATGAGACACCAAAAGATCCTACTAAGCCTCACCGTTCTTACTGTACTTAGCTTAAGTTCATCAGCACAAGAAGTTTACCTCGGTGGAGGCTATAATTCGAGCAATTTACTGAAGCAAGGCGAAGAGCGCTGGACGGGCCGATCAGGTTATCAATTGGGTGCCGATATTCGATCGGTTAATGTATGGTTTGCACAGTTCGGCGCACATCTATTGGTGCGCAACCTGAACTATTCACTGACCGGGCTCGACAGTGCTGGTGTCGTAGCATTAGGCAATACCGAATTCCGCTATACGGATAGGTCACTGCGCGTACCGTTAATGGTAGGAAGACATCTACTTAACCCTAAAGATGGATCGGCAGTGAACGCATATTTGATGGCCGGTCCTACCGTGATCTTCCCATTAAGCACTGAGTTGAATAATAGTGCTCTGAACGTGACCACGAACGGCTCTCAATGGTATTTAGGTGCGACGGGTGGACTAACGATAAAATTCCTGTTCGTGGAAACCGGATATTCTTTTGCCATGTCCAATGTATTCAAGGGCGATACCTTCCAAACGGATCCACGGATCAACCTATTCCATATTACCGGAGGTGTTAGACTCCGACTAGCACAATGAGCAGCTTAACTCACGTCGCAATGTGCGGAACTTGTTCTTCATTTCACCTAACCAAAAAAGAGTAATGGCACAGCGCAAGGATAAAGACAGCGGACTTCCGCAAACGGCAAGGTCCTCCGGACCAACTACAAACCGCAAGACCGAGCGTGGAGAGAACCAGAAAGATCCGCACGAATACGACCCAGGAGGAATGGCCGGGAAAAAAGCTGGGATCATCGAGGATCTTCAAGAAGAAGCCTGTGAACCAGAACACAATGAATCCAAGGCGGATACTTCCACACCTAATGATCCCTCGAAAGATCCCACTCACCGTTAGACCATGATCCTGCTTCGTTGGTGCCATTATTAAAACGCCATATGGTGTGCTACCGTTATCCTTGATCCGTGGATCGGGCACATCAATGATCGGATCCAGACCATCCTAGTACCATGCTGGTCTGCTTAATTTACGCGAACGAATAGCGATGGCAACTGCTGAATGATCGTGCGTTCCATCACGGACATCTTTCTCAAGTGTGGTGAGCGGTGCCGCATTCTTTCAAGCATTACCTAGAAAGTCATTGAGCTAGAATGGGCGTATACGAAAACAATTGGATCCATCGTCCTTCACGATCGATCCTTTCCACCGCTTCGAGGGACCCAGCGACCCTGCGGATATGAGCATCGTGTATGCGATCAGCTCAGATCAATTGGGAATGAAAGGGCTTATAGTTGGTGCATACGGTCCTGAGGCAGAAGCGCATATTCAGAAGATGGTACGTCCGCTTAAAGCCCATCACAACGTAGGTAGCACACAACCTGTATAACCAGCTGAACCGGGCAACAGTGTGATAGCCTAGGTCACCGGTCCGTTGGGAAGTGGACCTGGGGCTCCGACCTCGTCAAAATTCCGATGATGCACTTTAGCGCATAGATCAAAACGAGTTGATCCTGATCGGAATTATATCCATTAGCTACGCTTAATGCGGGTCGCATACACGTTGCTGCTAAGCGGTGGACATTGTTCGAATCGATCAAAAAGACCGCTATCTGATTACAAGGATATTATGCGTCGAGTCCAGTAAAACAAGAAAAGGTACCCAATCATGGGTACCCTTCTATTTGTCTATGGAATGATCCAAAGCTGGCCTTGCTCTAAAGCCTTTCAATTGATCATTCACACAGAGACGGTCATGACGATACGATAGGTTCTGGTAAGAGCGCACGTGTGAGGCGCACTATCACCAGGCCGTTCAGTTCCTATTGGCGGCGGAGCGGATGTTGCTCGCAGTCTCCTGAGCTTGCCCCTTCATCTCCTGTGCCGTCCCTTTTGCTTTGGATGCAAGGTCCTTGGCTTCGTCCTGAAGATCATCCAGCAACTCTTTGCCTTCATCCATCATTTCGGTTAGCCGATCTTTAAGATCCGCTCCTTTCTTTATCAATTTCTTACGAGTATTCGCACCTTTATCCGGTGCCAGTAATACTCCTAGCGCTGCTCCAGCTGCTAATGCTGCGAGCGCGATCGCTAATGTGCTTTTGTTAGACATTGTTTTGTTCT
This genomic window from Flavobacteriales bacterium contains:
- a CDS encoding FAD-binding oxidoreductase yields the protein MKLTSANAFWALSNGLKTTYPSVNEDIETDVVIIGAGITGGLIAHQCVSDGHRVVILDKREVCHGSTSATTSLLQYEIDVPLFKLIEKVGEEHAIASYKACHRSIDIVEKLALDLSRDSGFKRKSSIYFCTKKGQLKALRKEFEVRKHYGFEVEWIMGNELQNEYGLKGALGAIRSAQGASVDAYTLAYDLLAASVEKGLIVRDNTEVTKVEHDQDAVKVITCDGHRLKAKKLIYCNGFESTEILGRSFVKLLSTYATVGEQLPGPETVLDDVLFWNMADPYIYARATDDGRMLIGGEDEEFVDPQKRDRRIQKKAEKLEKTMHELFPKMPYKVDFAWAGTFGETEDGCPFIGEHKDHPNTYWVLGFGGNGITFSTIGREMVSAYLSGQDHPMDEPWGFPGRFK
- a CDS encoding DUF1328 domain-containing protein, giving the protein MIRWVITFLVIALIAAFFGFGGIAAGAAEIAKVIFYLFLVLFVISLIFGGRIWPKK
- the dps gene encoding DNA starvation/stationary phase protection protein Dps; translated protein: MATKKNTGTKRVKAAQTQMHDTSNGLPKKTRVGIVELLNDRLADSVDLNLQMKQAHWNVKGPNFIGLHKLFDEIYEATEAYVDKIAERAVMLGGTVYGTARAAVAGSDLPEYPRDISTGEAHVEAVTKALAAYGTQVRNAIDKAEDMDDADTADLFTEVSRGVDKWLWFVEAHGQARS
- a CDS encoding CHASE3 domain-containing protein, translating into MNDLRRITEEQRISKLLFFGMVVLMLVLLYATYKSISGFQDSVHVIRGQTAKKVALDGVMSALRDQETGVRGYVITSNTSFLEPYRAAKVDHIRCLHDSYELFKNVEDRKDLDSLRASALRLTALWAQRIRSVDLQVERDTLIETLPLLVDKVEMDRTRSIYERISQRLVVQRNAALEIEESVGFAAPAMLIVFSLLAIVATSILFWRLTRSLRDTAVAGKELRANVRDLADEVLTRTQLQGMLQKLLDTSPNGIMSFKALRNEEHIIIDFEYLSSNRVANEMLGRTDLVGKHLLEEMIEHDDNGLFDAYVKVVEENDVFVSEIHYHGSGLNNWYRIHAVKMEDGFVVTFTDITEQRRLQESSVETDRLELTAQITRTVAHEVRNPLTNIYLAIEQLQDEVEADHEDVKHFFQIIERNLERIGTLIKEMLESSRKRELNLIPCKMDDIVNNALKAIKDRLDLKLMKSRIHIDPDLPEVMADCELINLAITNICTNAVEAMDPERGELSFTVTRDPEAVYLAITDNGKGIPPENLERLFEPFYTGRSGGLGLGLTTARSILKSHEVSMSAQSKVGDGSKFTLRFPEKIFVKGT
- a CDS encoding sigma-54-dependent Fis family transcriptional regulator; translation: MEKKNVLVVDDDQDLCLLLSRLLTKAGFQVSTAHRGATAKSVLSDTKFDLVLCDHRLPDTDAVDMLQYIRGISADIQVIIITGYSDVRLAVDLMRRGAFDYIAKPLYPDELLMRVQDALAVVTRSGSSSTVDGQHKAVAPRKKSDRTYVNGTGASAKLIDKHIALVSPTDMSVLITGETGTGKEFVAKRIHEESRRSKGPFVSVDCGALPKELAGSELFGHTKGAFTGAVADRAGNFEQASGGTLFLDEVGNLTYENQIKLLRVLQERKIKRIGGAKDVDVDVRILAATNEDLNKAVAEGRFREDLLHRIQEFTIHLLPLRERKEDIAMFAQHFVELANDRLGRSVIGFEEDAMERIMAHSWTGNLRELGNVVRRAVLLSTDDRISGDCLPAMVLAGPGSATNGNASNGSSTEDDGLRRVAHQAEKEAILQALERNGFNKSRTAELLNIDRKTLYNKMKAFGLDV
- a CDS encoding response regulator, giving the protein MNTVLLVDDEIEICELLCAMLKRTGVECTTAYSLEEGRKAIKEHDFDAVFLDVNLPDGLGYQLIPEIRSKMPNASCIAISAMDSERSNALKAGADTFLAKPFNRQDIFTKIKDLGFQA
- a CDS encoding DUF748 domain-containing protein; translated protein: MPEVEKSTDEPSENKKHRRFRIIAIIVGILLLLRIALPYVLLRVANDRLSKIPGYYGHIDDLDLAIIRGAYQLERFDLQRVDTVSLERTPFIASKLIDISIEWRALFKGSLVGVIEADEPRLRFTIGAAEPEDVQGDTATLTDVFDDFMPLKLNRVGLRNGRLEYADPGATPPLDMALTELNGEALNLSSVIDKAKVLPSTITATATIYGGAMALNMGLDALRDQLAFDMDLTVEDIELTQVNDFFQAYADFDVNTGSMSVYTELATQDGAFTGYVKPVIKDLDVLGKEDRKDNFFRKLWEGVVGTAAVILKNQKEKQVATKVPLEGRLDDPQVGSWIAIGRTLRNAFIIALQPILDKEITIGDLNKEVLEKDGGFLKNVFGKEENKDKN
- a CDS encoding DUF1328 domain-containing protein, with product MNNKLYSTMLRSAPVLLTIAIIAAIVGYSDLGDGSANVALIIFFIALILVMLVLVIDDRSTK
- a CDS encoding outer membrane beta-barrel protein; protein product: MRHQKILLSLTVLTVLSLSSSAQEVYLGGGYNSSNLLKQGEERWTGRSGYQLGADIRSVNVWFAQFGAHLLVRNLNYSLTGLDSAGVVALGNTEFRYTDRSLRVPLMVGRHLLNPKDGSAVNAYLMAGPTVIFPLSTELNNSALNVTTNGSQWYLGATGGLTIKFLFVETGYSFAMSNVFKGDTFQTDPRINLFHITGGVRLRLAQ
- a CDS encoding YtxH domain-containing protein, whose product is MSNKSTLAIALAALAAGAALGVLLAPDKGANTRKKLIKKGADLKDRLTEMMDEGKELLDDLQDEAKDLASKAKGTAQEMKGQAQETASNIRSAANRN